A genomic window from Amia ocellicauda isolate fAmiCal2 chromosome 15, fAmiCal2.hap1, whole genome shotgun sequence includes:
- the LOC136711110 gene encoding galanin receptor 2b, which yields METTANNYGLIFACTCGVILGIGFCANLLVFSLFAKYNTLRKNRLDILLLSMALADFLTLLLIPFTLHSAISHNWPMSDAFCKVYQFFLAFSLAASTYSLCAVSVTRAMIITNPHRPPEMDLVIFMFILVWALSFFISFPLRIFATKETGTVENFTFCLPTIHEHHYQVVMGQFVLYYFIPMLVIAFNYIRLALFLHKSPMMSMASARNTRRASIMVFMAAATFSVCWLPGYMLELCVYLGLYRHGKSWEMFYFICTVLQYLHPCVNPVLYVLLSKRYRHKRGGCLLNCNRNKVHPQVISVTESFR from the coding sequence ATGGAGACCACCGCCAACAATTACGGGCTCATATTTGCCTGCACATGCGGAGTGATCTTGGGGATTGGCTTCTGTGCCAACCTGCTGGTGTTCTCGCTGTTTGCCAAGTACAACACCCTACGCAAGAACCGCCTGGACATCCTGCTGCTCAGCATGGCGCTGGCGGACTTCCTCACGCTGCTCCTCATCCCCTTCACCCTGCACTCCGCCATCAGCCACAACTGGCCGATGAGCGACGCCTTCTGCAAGGTCTACCAGTTCTTCCTAGCTTTCTCCCTGGCCGCCAGCACGTATTCCCTTTGCGCCGTCTCTGTAACCAGGGCGATGATCATCACCAACCCACACCGGCCGCCCGAGATGGACCTGGTCATCTTTATGTTCATCCTGGTCTGGGCACTGAGCTTCTTCATCAGTTTCCCTTTGCGGATTTTTGCCACCAAAGAGACGGGAACTGTGGAGAACTTCACCTTTTGCCTGCCCACCATTCACGAGCACCACTACCAGGTGGTCATGGGCCAGTTTGTGCTTTACTACTTCATCCCCATGCTGGTGATTGCCTTCAACTACATCCGCTTGGCCCTCTTCCTCCACAAGAGCCCCATGATGTCCATGGCAAGTGCCAGGAACACCCGTCGAGCCTCCATCATGGTGTTCATGGCGGCCGCCACCTTCTCAGTGTGTTGGCTTCCTGGCTACATGCTGGAGCTGTGCGTCTACCTGGGGCTGTACCGCCACGGCAAGTCCTGGGAGATGTTCTACTTCATCTGCACGGTGCTCCAGTACCTCCACCCTTGCGTCAACCCCGTACTTTATGTGCTTCTGTCCAAGAGGTACCGGCACAAAAGGGGTGGGTGTCTGCTCAACTGCAACCGAAACAAAGTGCATCCGCAGGTCATCAGTGTGACGGAAAGCTTTCGCTAA
- the LOC136711111 gene encoding cytosolic carboxypeptidase 3, producing the protein MVKGNQEKDLKKQRAHFPVYSSSSEGLSSAPALPRTTQVVFDFQSGKAVPHLREPPNLYGVTGQGAQTVSRWPHECEVIPDEIHHIEWAPPSPEPLCIHVNLKARPHMSEAGEGTLIYMADGANKQAFFFGSRVGGSRAPLKAAAAYLSGPSDNTLLFEARFESGNLQSVVKVGDYDYELTLRPDLYTEKHTQWFYFRVSNTRADVRYRFTITNLLKKTSLYKVGQRPLLYSEMKAQAAGVGWHRVGNEVSYYPNGRWQAGSPCYSLSWTFSFPYDGDTCYFAHCYPYTYSNLRAYLSEIEQDPVRSRFCKIRTLCRSLAGNLVPVLTVTSPTQGEGGVLKPVVVVTARVHPGETNSSWVMKGLLDWLLGSSHDAALLRDSFVFKLVPMLNPDGVIVGNHRCSLAGCDLNRKYKSILQETFPTVWATKNMVCRLLKEREVLLYCDLHGHNRKHNVFIYGCEGLQHRGRGPHERVFPLMLSKNCPDMFSLRSCKFEVQRSKKGTGRVALWELGVSNSFTLETSFCGADMGNKKGTHFSTSDLEVLGFHFCDTVLDFCDPNKTKYRACLRELRHMMRREATLPFQTLDTRVESDNSLGDHKASASGSDSSDSDGLAAHLHTLANKVIGTPAVPKRELNKWRQRQQNPPEKCSSNKKAEILQSEMGQYLHSRMLLGIKKDSCGFDSFSLHHQLSTHAPCVPSMLTKPVLLPQIPKKKKGQHGNQSQLAGITGLTAEVHRKVPKSYTTPVSLAGRSNSLKPLALRPTQDFEAKLNVPKQEMMEGQRA; encoded by the exons ATGGTCAAAGGAAACCAAgagaaagatttaaaaaaacaaagagcGCATTTCCCTGTATACTCTTCATCCTCTGAAG GGTTGTCCAGTGCTCCAGCCCTGCCTAGGACAACACAAGTGGTGTTTGACTTCCAGTCTGGGAAGGCTGTCCCTCATCTTCGTGAACCGCCCAATCTTTACGGTGTGACTGGACAGGGGGCCCAGACAGTGTCCCGCTGGCCCCATGAGTGTGAGGTTATCCCAGATGAAATCCATCACATTG AGTGGGCCCCGCCTTCCCCGGAGCCCTTGTGCATTCACGTGAATCTGAAGGCAAGACCGCACATGAGCGAGGCAGGAGAAGGCACGCTGATATACATGGCAGATGGAG CAAACAAACAGGCCTTTTTTTTTGGGTCCCGTGTTGGAGGCAGCCGTGCTCCTTTGAAGGCGGCTGCTGCGTATCTGTCCGGACCGAGCGACAACACCTTGCTGTTCGAGGCTCGATTCGAGAGTGGCAACCTGCAGAGCGTCGTCAAAGT ggGTGACTATGATTATGAACTCACCCTCCGCCCCGACCtttacacagagaaacacacacagtggtTCTATTTCCGGGTCAGCAACACACGCGCAGATGTGCGTTATCGGTTCACCATCACCAATCTCCTGAAAAAGACCAGTCTGTACAAGGTGGGACAGCGACCCCTGCTGTACTCGGAGATGAAGGCCCAGGCAGCTGGTGTGGGCTGGCACCGTGTTGGCAATGAGGTGTCGTACTACCCCAATGGGAGATGGCAAGCGGGCAGCCCTTGCTACTCCCTGAGCTGGACTTTCTCCTTCCCCTACGATGGGGATACTTGCTACTTTGCGCATTGCTACCCTTACACCTACTCCAACCTGCGTGCGTATCTCTCGGAGATCGAGCAGGATCCTGTGCGCTCCCGCTTCTGTAAAATCAGGACACTGTGCCGCTCGCTGGCTGGGAATCTGGTGCCCGTCCTCACGGTGACCAGTCCCACACAAGGGGAGGGTGGAGTTCTGAAGCCGGTGGTGGTGGTGACGGCGCGCGTTCACCCCGGAGAGACCAACAGCTCCTGGGTGATGAAGGGGCTCCTGGACTGGCTCCTGGGGAGCTCTCACGATGCGGCACTGCTGCGAGACTCTTTTGTTTTCAAACTAGTGCCAATGCTGAATCCTGACGGGGTCATTGTGGGTAACCACCGCTGCTCCTTGGCAGGCTGTGACCTAAATCGCAAATACAAGTCCATTCTGCAGGAGACTTTCCCTACTGTGTGGGCTACAAAGAACATGGTCTGCCG GCTCCTCAAGGAACGCGAGGTGCTGCTCTACTGTGATCTGCACGGACACAACCGCAAGCACAACGTCTTCATTTATGGATGTGAGGGTCTACAGCACCGAGGGAGAGGGCCACATGAGCGAGTCTTCCCTCTGATGTTGAGCAAGAACTGTCCAGACATG TTCTCCCTTCGGAGCTGCAAGTTCGAGGTGCAGCGCAGTAAGAAAGGAACGGGGCGCGTGGCCCTGTGGGAACTAGGGGTATCTAACAGTTTCACCCTGGAGACCTCTTTCTGTGGTGCTGACATGG GTAACAAGAAGGGAACTCATTTCAGCACATCTGACTTGGAGGTGTTGGGGTTTCATTTCTGTGACACTGTTTTGGATTTCTGTGATCCCAACAAGACCAAGTACAGGGCTTGTCTGAGAGAGCTGCGGCACATGATGCGACGGGAGGCTACCCTACCTTTTCAGACCCTGGACACACGTGTAGAGTCAGACAACTCTCTCGGTGACCACAAGGCCAG CGCCAGTGGATCAGACAGCTCAGACTCGGATGGACTTGCTGCCCACCTCCATACTCTTGCCAACAAG gTTATAGGAACCCCAGCTGTACCTAAAAGAGAGTTGAACAAGTGGAGACAGAGGCAACAAAACCCACCCGAGAAGTGCTCCTCAAACAAGAAG GCAGAGATCTTACAGAGTGAGATGGGGCAGTATTTGCACAGTAGGATGCTACTGGGCATCAAAAAGGACTCCTGTG GCTTTGACTCGTTTTCCTTGCACCATCAACTATCAACCCATGCTCCTTGTGTGCCTTCTATGTTAACGAAGCCTGTCTTGCTGCCACAAATaccaaagaagaagaaaggcCAGCATGGAAATCAATCCCAATTAGCAGGCATCACAGGGTTAACAGCAGAGGTTCACA GGAAAGTGCCCAAATCCTACACCACTCCTGTCAGCCTGGCTGGGAGATCAAACag TCTAAAACCATTGGCTCTCAGGCCAACACAGGACTTTGAAGCAAAATTAAATGTACCCAAGCAGGAGATGATGGAAGGACAGAGAG cATAA